Genomic DNA from Salinibacterium sp. NK8237:
ATCTGATCGCCGCGCACTGACTCGGCAGGACCAGCAACGATCACTGCGCGTTTGGCGGTAGGTACTGCAAACAGCTCTTCGTGCACGTCTTTGGGTTTCATGGCAGGGAGTTGAAATTCGGCAACTCCTTGGCCCACGGGGAGTTCCATTCGAATAGGAGGCAGTGCTCGTGAGCCAACATTGGTGACGACCATGCGGCCCAGGGCACGATCGCCGACGACGACACGTCGGGGGTTCAATTCCACGACGACCCCATACGACGCGCGGCCGAACAAAAAGGCCACACTGACGACGACCGCGGCGAGCAGCACTGTGCCGAGGAAGGTGAACTCTTGCCACCCAAAAATGACACTCAGTGCTAACGAAACAGCGGCAAGCGCCAACACCAACCAGCCCAGGGGCGTAACAACGCCAACGATCGGGCCGACCACTCGGGCCACTGCGCGCACCGCAGGGGAAACGACCGCTGTCGTTCCACGCAGTACACGACGCGTTGACTCCACTGCGCGCGCAAGCCACCGAGGCACGGGGGTGTGCATCGGTGACGACGAGCCGAGGCCCGAATCTGTTCGCGCCGCCGAGGCGCGCTCGTCTCCGGCCCGCTGCTCGGGGATCACAGAAGAATCAGTAGTCATAGAGAGGTGCTGGCTGTTAGGAAGCGCGGTAGGCGGGAGGTTCGATATCGACCAGAATGCGATGAATGACGTCTTCGGCCACAACCCCGGCAAACTCAGATTCGGGGTCGAGGATGACGCGATGCGCGAGCACCGGCACGGCCAGATCCCTAACATCATCGGGGGTCGCATAGGTGCGCCCCTGAGTTATCGCCCACGTCTTAATGGCGCGGGCGAGTGCCATTGCCCCACGCATACTCACGCCAAGAACGACATCACGGTCTTTACGCGTCGCTTCGACGATGCTGTTCAGATACTGCATGACCGACTCGTCGACAAAAACCTCGGCGGCCAGCGCTGCCATCGCTACGATCGACTCCGGTTTGATAATGGGCGAGACGAGCGAGGCGCGAGCACGAGTTCCCGAATCCATCAATAGCGACACTGCCGTCTTACTATCGGGATACCCCAACGTGGTTTTGATGAGAAAGCGGTCGAGTTGCGCCTCGGGCAGCTTGTAGGTACCGGCTTGCTCAACAGGGTTCTGGGTGGCAATCACCAAGAACGGTGCACCGACGGGATGACCTTCACCGTCGATCGTTACGACGCCTTCTTCCATCACCTCAAGCAGCGCACTCTGGGTTTTCGGGCTGGCTCGGTTGATCTCATCCGCTAGAACGATCGACGCAAAGATTGGTCCGTGATGAAACTCGAACTTACCCTTCGACTGGTCATAGATTTGCACGCCCGTGACATCCGACGGCAGCAGGTCGGGCGTGAACTGGATGCGTGACGTAGTGCCGTCGAGGGTGTTAGCGAGCGCCTTTGCCAGCACGGTCTTTCCCGTTCCCGGATAGTCCTCCAGCAGCACGTGCCCGTCAGAGATCAGGGCCGTCAGCACGAGACGAATCACGTGGTCCTTGCCCACAATCGCCTTATCGACGTTGCTGATGAGTTTCTGGAACGCGGTGGCGAACCAGGTCGCTTGCTCTTGGCTTATGGGCATTCTGAAGGGTCCTTTTGCTTACTCGGGGTTCCGGGCGACATTAACAGGCGGGAAGATCTTGAATAGCGCGGTGGGCGCTGTCCACACCATCAAATTTCACCCAGACTTCATAGCGGCCATCTGCGTTACCGCGCACTCTGTTCCACACTTTCCACTGCGTGGTGCGCTGGTGACCATCGGGCCAGAGACCGGTGTAGCTGTGATTGCTGAAGCTTCCACTGTTGTCGTAGATCTCCATGGTGTGGGAACTGTTTGCCTGCCCGCTCCAATTGATTCCGAGATTGTGGACTCCTGGAGATTCACCGTCGAAGTAGAGACACAGTGACGCGACTGCGGGCGGTGCTGGCGTGACAATCGGGCCGGCGCTAGAGGATCCGGCAGGACCGGTCCCAGCATTGTTGTACGCGACGACAGTGAGGG
This window encodes:
- a CDS encoding MoxR family ATPase, with protein sequence MPISQEQATWFATAFQKLISNVDKAIVGKDHVIRLVLTALISDGHVLLEDYPGTGKTVLAKALANTLDGTTSRIQFTPDLLPSDVTGVQIYDQSKGKFEFHHGPIFASIVLADEINRASPKTQSALLEVMEEGVVTIDGEGHPVGAPFLVIATQNPVEQAGTYKLPEAQLDRFLIKTTLGYPDSKTAVSLLMDSGTRARASLVSPIIKPESIVAMAALAAEVFVDESVMQYLNSIVEATRKDRDVVLGVSMRGAMALARAIKTWAITQGRTYATPDDVRDLAVPVLAHRVILDPESEFAGVVAEDVIHRILVDIEPPAYRAS